The following proteins are encoded in a genomic region of Pirellulales bacterium:
- a CDS encoding ATPase domain-containing protein: MNDRTNDVRRLSTGVEGLDELLGGGLLPGTLTVVSGATGIGKTQLGIQFARAGKEQEGRTGLVFDMSARGDAQSHDEYARRMFGWQLRAAPTDRVPGSRELFDLACPLGDYLHVFDYAGRRVTRGDLEFEAWQDWQAELARKLNVTIAFFYGNFLRGARRVVADGIEPAHRASESIQFELFEYVYHQILRKDHDWVARDLLRERYRAHAGQVEANAYDYRQVSCLLLYTSPEAMLEELISRKLDEGDVLSNANTVIYLGKIREGNKLSKALYIAKHRGSACSDEIVPYTITERGMTAG, encoded by the coding sequence GTGAACGATCGAACGAACGACGTCCGCCGGCTGTCGACGGGGGTGGAAGGGCTGGACGAGCTGCTGGGCGGCGGCCTGTTGCCGGGCACCTTGACCGTGGTTTCCGGCGCCACCGGCATCGGCAAAACCCAGCTCGGGATCCAATTCGCCCGTGCCGGCAAGGAGCAAGAGGGGCGCACCGGCCTGGTGTTCGACATGAGCGCCCGCGGCGACGCGCAAAGCCACGACGAATACGCCCGGCGGATGTTCGGCTGGCAGTTGAGGGCCGCCCCTACCGACCGTGTGCCCGGCAGCCGGGAGCTGTTCGACCTGGCTTGTCCGTTGGGTGATTACCTGCACGTCTTCGACTACGCCGGCCGTCGCGTGACGCGCGGCGATCTTGAATTCGAAGCCTGGCAGGACTGGCAAGCCGAGCTGGCCCGCAAGCTGAACGTGACGATCGCCTTCTTCTACGGCAACTTCCTCCGTGGTGCGAGGCGCGTCGTGGCCGACGGTATCGAACCGGCGCACCGCGCGAGCGAGTCGATCCAATTCGAGCTGTTCGAGTACGTCTACCACCAGATCCTGCGGAAAGACCACGACTGGGTCGCCCGAGACTTGCTGAGAGAGCGTTATCGAGCACACGCCGGCCAAGTGGAGGCGAACGCCTACGATTACCGGCAAGTCTCCTGCCTGCTGCTCTACACCTCGCCGGAAGCGATGCTGGAGGAGTTGATTTCGCGCAAGCTCGATGAAGGCGACGTTTTGTCGAACGCCAACACGGTCATCTATCTGGGCAAGATCCGCGAGGGCAACAAGTTGAGCAAGGCCCTCTACATCGCCAAACATCGCGGTAGCGCGTGCAGCGATGAAATCGTGCCGTACACCATCACCGAACGCGGCATGACGGCGGGCTAG
- a CDS encoding thioredoxin domain-containing protein has translation MAVLFATIGAGQEPKSENQRRANRLAKETSPYLLLHAHNPVDWYPWGAEALDRAKTEKKPIFLSIGYSSCYWCHVMERESFMDDEIADFMNKNFVCIKVDREERPDVDEIYMAALHALGRPGGWPLTMFLTPDAKPFFGGTYFPPRDKEIAPAAGAGPAQRVTGLLTLLTLVAERWQKAPDELTTVGDQLADYLRRELGKQALAPQALEDGVVQAAVAALADQYDGEHGGFGYSTANPRRPKFPEPSNLMLLLDHARRTNDDDARTMLVVTLEKMAAGGIRDHLGGGFHRYSTDRFWRIPHFEKMLYDNGQLASLYAEAWQLTARDDFRQVAEEILAFVGREMTDPCGGFYAAIDAETDGDEGAFYVWKRQEAKDVLEPAEYERVAAVYGVDGPPNFEKRYVLELARPLEKSAERERMPLAVFQQRLEASRKKLLAVRGRRKRPLTDTKILTGWNGLMIRGFADAGRLFGNESYLAAARRAADAVLQHLRTPEGRLLHSYTSGQAKLNAYLDDYAFFVDGLLALHRATDEKKWLDAAAELTAVQQRLFWDDGAGGFFFTSDDHETLLARPKDPIDSATPSGNSVSAGNLAYLASALGKPDDLLRAEKTVTAFARFLNRSPAAMPRMVVSWSAIRIQKVAGAEPGQ, from the coding sequence GTGGCCGTGCTCTTCGCCACGATCGGCGCGGGCCAAGAGCCAAAATCCGAGAACCAACGCCGCGCAAACCGCCTGGCGAAAGAGACAAGTCCCTATCTGCTGCTGCACGCGCACAATCCCGTCGACTGGTATCCCTGGGGCGCCGAAGCCCTCGACCGGGCCAAGACCGAGAAGAAGCCGATCTTTCTGTCGATCGGTTACTCGAGTTGCTATTGGTGCCACGTCATGGAGCGCGAGTCGTTTATGGACGACGAGATCGCGGACTTCATGAACAAGAACTTCGTGTGCATCAAAGTCGACCGCGAAGAGCGGCCCGACGTTGACGAGATTTACATGGCGGCCCTGCACGCCTTGGGCCGGCCGGGCGGATGGCCGCTGACGATGTTTCTGACGCCCGACGCCAAACCGTTTTTTGGCGGCACTTATTTTCCGCCCCGCGACAAGGAGATCGCCCCCGCGGCGGGCGCCGGACCGGCGCAGCGAGTCACGGGACTATTGACCCTGCTGACGCTGGTCGCCGAGCGGTGGCAAAAAGCGCCCGACGAATTGACGACCGTCGGCGACCAGCTCGCCGACTATTTGCGACGTGAGCTGGGCAAACAGGCGCTGGCGCCGCAGGCGTTGGAAGACGGCGTGGTGCAGGCGGCCGTCGCCGCTTTGGCCGACCAGTACGACGGCGAGCACGGCGGTTTTGGATACAGCACGGCAAACCCGCGGCGTCCCAAGTTTCCCGAACCATCGAACCTGATGCTGTTGCTCGACCACGCTCGGCGGACCAACGACGATGACGCGCGGACGATGCTGGTCGTCACGCTGGAGAAAATGGCGGCGGGCGGCATCCGCGATCATCTGGGCGGCGGCTTTCACCGCTACAGCACCGACCGCTTTTGGCGCATTCCCCACTTCGAGAAGATGCTCTACGACAACGGGCAGCTCGCCAGCCTCTATGCCGAAGCCTGGCAGTTGACCGCGCGCGATGATTTCCGGCAGGTCGCCGAAGAAATCTTGGCCTTCGTCGGCCGGGAGATGACCGATCCCTGCGGCGGCTTTTACGCGGCCATCGACGCCGAGACAGACGGCGACGAGGGCGCCTTTTATGTCTGGAAGCGGCAGGAAGCGAAAGACGTTTTGGAGCCGGCCGAATACGAGCGGGTCGCGGCGGTCTACGGAGTCGACGGCCCGCCGAACTTCGAGAAGCGCTACGTGCTCGAATTGGCCCGGCCCCTGGAAAAGTCCGCCGAACGCGAGCGAATGCCGCTGGCCGTGTTTCAGCAGCGTCTCGAAGCCAGCCGCAAAAAGCTGCTGGCCGTGCGCGGCCGGCGAAAGCGGCCCTTGACCGACACGAAGATTCTGACGGGCTGGAACGGCTTGATGATTCGCGGCTTTGCCGATGCCGGGCGGTTGTTTGGCAACGAGTCTTACCTGGCGGCCGCCCGTCGCGCCGCCGACGCGGTCTTGCAACACCTCCGCACGCCGGAAGGGCGCTTGCTGCACAGTTACACGTCGGGCCAGGCGAAGCTGAATGCCTATCTCGACGACTACGCCTTCTTCGTCGACGGGCTGTTGGCCCTGCACCGTGCGACGGATGAAAAGAAGTGGCTCGACGCGGCGGCGGAGTTGACGGCGGTCCAGCAGCGATTGTTTTGGGACGACGGTGCGGGCGGCTTCTTCTTCACGTCCGACGACCACGAAACCCTGTTGGCCCGCCCGAAAGACCCGATCGATTCGGCCACGCCATCGGGCAACTCCGTATCGGCCGGCAATTTAGCCTACCTTGCCAGCGCGCTCGGTAAGCCCGATGATCTCTTGCGGGCCGAGAAGACCGTCACGGCATTCGCTCGCTTTCTGAACCGCTCGCCGGCGGCCATGCCGCGGATGGTTGTGTCCTGGTCGGCGATCAGGATCCAAAAGGTGGCTGGGGCAGAGCCTGGCCAGTAA
- a CDS encoding FHA domain-containing protein, with protein MAQVIGLLRIAPRQPVLSQCCGNGEDAMEAKLVVVGGKANRSEVKLKLPSMIGRGRDADLTVAHATVSRHHCLIYELEGALVVRDNGSLNGTVVEGQRVQEALLKPGETLTIGPLTFRAEYEHNGHFPDLNGDRPSATAASPDEVEEALPIVDTSSQRDEPAARAPRAAAATSEPAGVSDVGDSSDDHAKAFGFLSEEPQAEPASDATFNFLDESEKDEGAAVAEPASRPAVEPSATTSDKGDDTFQLADDPPASADAKPRKKPASSPKAAVRKKTAPAQPVDNLEINGSEAGASKTADSGGDAALDDFLNSLGLDN; from the coding sequence GTGGCCCAAGTCATTGGCTTGCTGCGCATCGCGCCGCGGCAGCCGGTCCTCTCTCAATGCTGCGGAAACGGTGAAGACGCGATGGAAGCCAAGTTGGTGGTCGTGGGCGGAAAGGCGAACCGCTCCGAAGTCAAACTAAAACTGCCCTCCATGATCGGTCGCGGGCGTGACGCGGATCTGACCGTGGCCCATGCCACCGTCAGCCGCCATCACTGCTTGATCTACGAGCTGGAGGGCGCGCTGGTGGTCCGCGACAACGGTTCGCTCAACGGCACCGTGGTCGAGGGCCAGCGCGTGCAAGAGGCGCTGCTCAAGCCGGGTGAGACCCTGACGATCGGCCCCTTGACCTTTCGCGCCGAGTATGAACACAACGGCCATTTTCCCGACCTGAACGGCGATCGGCCGAGTGCCACGGCAGCTTCGCCGGACGAAGTGGAAGAAGCCTTGCCCATCGTCGATACGTCGTCGCAAAGAGACGAGCCAGCGGCGCGTGCGCCGCGGGCAGCCGCGGCCACGAGCGAGCCGGCGGGAGTGTCCGACGTTGGCGATTCCAGCGACGATCATGCTAAAGCGTTCGGGTTTCTCAGCGAGGAGCCGCAGGCGGAGCCGGCCAGCGATGCGACCTTCAACTTCCTGGACGAATCGGAAAAAGACGAAGGAGCGGCCGTTGCGGAGCCCGCCTCCAGGCCCGCGGTTGAGCCGTCCGCAACGACAAGCGACAAGGGCGACGACACGTTTCAATTGGCCGACGACCCGCCGGCGTCGGCCGACGCCAAGCCGCGGAAAAAGCCGGCTTCGTCCCCGAAGGCAGCGGTCCGAAAAAAGACCGCTCCCGCGCAGCCGGTGGACAATCTCGAAATCAACGGGTCCGAGGCGGGGGCGTCGAAAACGGCGGACAGCGGAGGCGATGCGGCGCTGGACGACTTCCTCAATTCGCTCGGCCTGGACAACTAG
- a CDS encoding tRNA-dihydrouridine synthase, protein MAGFTNYAYRQIVREFGGVGLQATEMISAKGFLAQEERRQELPDRLWGVKEEPRPLAVQIWDNDPAILAEVGARLAHEFQISVVDLNFGCPVKQVTVDAHSGSYLLRDPERVGRIVERVVAACRPTPVTAKIRLGCTRDKITAPAVAQAVEDAGGAALTVHGRTAQDFFQGSADWENIAALKQHLRRIPLIGNGDLDSPEKVVFALTRYPVDGVMIARAALSRPWLFRQAAAALAGQPVPPDLDLAAERTLLLYHFRLVVARFGADKGTRLMRKFACCYAQGRPGAREFRTYAARVSTPAELHHVVETYFPRGEATSSTSPAGPRR, encoded by the coding sequence ATGGCGGGCTTCACGAATTACGCCTATCGGCAGATCGTGCGCGAATTTGGCGGCGTCGGATTGCAGGCCACCGAGATGATCAGCGCCAAGGGGTTTTTGGCCCAGGAGGAGCGGCGGCAGGAACTGCCCGACCGGCTGTGGGGCGTCAAAGAGGAGCCCCGTCCGCTGGCGGTGCAGATTTGGGACAACGACCCGGCCATCTTGGCCGAAGTCGGAGCCAGGCTGGCCCACGAATTTCAAATCAGCGTGGTCGATCTCAATTTTGGCTGCCCGGTGAAGCAGGTGACGGTCGACGCCCATAGCGGCTCGTACCTGTTGCGCGACCCGGAGCGTGTCGGCCGGATCGTCGAGCGCGTGGTGGCGGCCTGCCGGCCAACCCCCGTCACGGCCAAGATCCGCCTCGGCTGCACACGCGACAAGATCACCGCCCCGGCCGTCGCCCAGGCCGTGGAAGACGCGGGCGGGGCCGCCTTGACGGTCCACGGCCGTACCGCCCAGGACTTCTTTCAAGGCTCGGCCGATTGGGAAAACATCGCCGCTTTGAAGCAGCATCTCAGACGCATTCCGCTGATTGGCAACGGCGACCTCGACAGCCCGGAAAAAGTCGTGTTCGCTCTGACGCGCTACCCTGTGGACGGAGTGATGATCGCACGGGCGGCCCTCTCGCGGCCGTGGCTCTTCCGCCAGGCGGCCGCGGCGTTGGCCGGCCAGCCGGTGCCGCCCGATCTGGACCTGGCTGCCGAGCGAACGCTTTTGCTCTATCATTTCCGTCTGGTGGTGGCCCGCTTCGGCGCCGACAAGGGAACTCGCCTGATGCGCAAGTTCGCCTGTTGTTATGCCCAGGGCCGGCCGGGCGCGAGGGAATTTCGCACCTATGCCGCTCGCGTCAGCACGCCGGCCGAGCTTCATCATGTCGTGGAGACGTACTTTCCGCGCGGCGAAGCGACCAGTTCAACGTCACCGGCTGGGCCGCGGCGGTGA
- a CDS encoding DUF3891 family protein has translation MIRRSKTATGEEQWVLISQVEHARLSGALAGPWGKEPFARLAPREGIVAAVAHHDDGWAAWEIAPKVDAQTGRPLDFTETALTDSLAIWRESIRAAAGIGPLAGYMVSGHFTRLLERFSGRWKSDATATALANDFLTEQQAERDKWLAMWQKTAGDSADRAAADRAVSWLQMFDALSLWLCCAERREPQEFAPPGGPVLTLRPTTGPYAISVSPWPFLTDELEVAALGRAIAVRPYADPSDVVTAAAQPVTLNWSLRRAESTSPRHDEARPAC, from the coding sequence ATGATACGACGATCGAAAACGGCGACAGGCGAGGAGCAATGGGTGCTGATCTCTCAGGTCGAGCACGCCCGGTTGTCGGGCGCGCTGGCCGGACCGTGGGGAAAAGAACCGTTTGCCCGGCTTGCACCGCGCGAAGGAATCGTGGCGGCGGTGGCCCATCACGACGACGGCTGGGCCGCCTGGGAAATCGCGCCGAAAGTCGATGCCCAGACCGGCCGTCCGCTCGATTTTACGGAGACCGCGCTGACCGATTCGCTGGCCATCTGGCGCGAGTCGATTCGGGCGGCGGCCGGCATCGGCCCGCTGGCCGGATACATGGTCAGCGGCCACTTCACGCGGTTGCTCGAGCGGTTCTCGGGCCGCTGGAAGTCGGATGCCACGGCGACGGCATTGGCAAACGATTTTCTCACCGAGCAACAGGCCGAGCGAGACAAATGGCTGGCGATGTGGCAGAAAACGGCGGGCGATTCGGCCGACCGGGCGGCGGCCGATCGCGCCGTATCATGGCTGCAGATGTTCGACGCCCTCAGTCTCTGGCTTTGTTGCGCCGAACGGCGGGAGCCGCAGGAGTTCGCTCCGCCGGGCGGACCGGTGTTGACCTTGCGGCCCACGACCGGGCCGTATGCGATCTCCGTTTCGCCTTGGCCCTTCCTTACAGACGAATTGGAAGTGGCGGCGCTCGGCCGCGCGATCGCCGTCAGGCCCTACGCAGACCCCAGCGACGTCGTCACCGCCGCGGCCCAGCCGGTGACGTTGAACTGGTCGCTTCGCCGCGCGGAAAGTACGTCTCCACGACATGATGAAGCTCGGCCGGCGTGCTGA